In Ignavibacteriota bacterium, a genomic segment contains:
- a CDS encoding 2-oxoacid:acceptor oxidoreductase family protein, with product MQRIHEELQLLDRAAAYDLAVEARTPSYCAGCPHRGTSSAILELRARLIDPDYMRRVHGTEPVDIIAHGGIGCYSLNFLPPFRDMHNMAAMGLGGAAGMGAYPFTKNKHYVLCGDSTFFHSEMSTLSNAIKDRQDILYIILDNKNTAMTGHQVTAGSAYDIMGYKTIQQDIESVVRGMDRDGQVFLRRVNPTDRDTYLELLEHAFLRDGVRVVVADRECGITFHKRKRAAARAVIRREGFLRREKHINVAAETCENCRECTLATGCPGLTIVDTPYGEKIGIDPSICVDDTYCTKVKACPSFEEVHITRRSAPPARTGTWDLWMRDVPEPAHPLLGDAEGQRRSFAVFVPGVGGMGLGFVAKLLTQAGAKEDYEVRFYHQKGLAQRNGAVVSHVLYSTPGLRLSQRIPEGKADLVLGLDYLETLRGLRVASPGRTEVICNTAETPTILMLTGEDAFPEGIEPRIRAIVGDDRYFGADFFALSEHFFGNRLYANLMMLGSAYQRGVLPLRSSTIEDTIRESVKKDERENNLRAFRVGRRLVAFPDMLAPAISASGTPGVVETKRAALGRAGEVYVRRMAELRARMDALGETDHDDFARRYADLVQYDGTSYAERYAAAVQRVYEAETAGGADPDATRAVIWNLAKVMAIKDEVWVAHLLTSDEKRASDRARYDIDPARGDRIRYVHINRPHFDILGYRLEWDMRTRDWMLHGMKHLRFLRRLLPRWHAREKSFRDWYEAEVIGAYLAGRFPNRDAAIAALNAPASCTGYREVVYPKHERARALVLSLLAQ from the coding sequence ATGCAACGAATACACGAAGAACTCCAGCTCCTCGATCGTGCCGCCGCCTACGATCTGGCGGTGGAGGCGCGCACACCCTCGTACTGCGCCGGGTGCCCCCATCGCGGAACATCGAGCGCGATACTCGAGCTGCGCGCGCGCCTCATCGATCCGGACTACATGCGCCGCGTGCACGGTACGGAACCGGTCGACATCATCGCCCACGGCGGCATCGGCTGCTACTCGCTCAACTTCCTCCCGCCATTTCGCGACATGCACAACATGGCGGCGATGGGATTGGGCGGCGCGGCCGGCATGGGCGCGTATCCCTTCACGAAGAACAAACACTACGTCCTGTGCGGCGACTCGACGTTTTTCCATTCCGAGATGTCGACACTGTCGAACGCAATCAAGGACAGGCAGGACATCCTCTACATCATACTCGACAACAAAAACACCGCGATGACGGGGCATCAGGTGACCGCGGGCTCGGCGTACGACATCATGGGATACAAGACGATACAGCAGGACATCGAATCGGTGGTCCGCGGCATGGACCGCGACGGCCAGGTGTTCCTGCGCCGCGTCAATCCCACCGACCGCGACACGTATCTGGAACTGCTCGAGCACGCCTTCCTGCGCGACGGTGTGCGCGTCGTCGTCGCCGATCGCGAGTGCGGCATCACGTTTCACAAGCGTAAACGCGCCGCCGCACGCGCGGTGATCCGGCGTGAGGGTTTTCTGCGGCGCGAGAAACACATCAACGTCGCGGCGGAGACCTGCGAGAACTGCCGCGAGTGTACGCTCGCAACCGGATGTCCCGGACTGACGATCGTCGACACGCCGTACGGCGAAAAAATCGGCATTGATCCGAGCATCTGTGTCGATGACACGTATTGCACCAAGGTCAAGGCCTGTCCCTCCTTCGAGGAGGTGCACATCACGCGCCGGTCGGCTCCGCCCGCGCGCACAGGGACCTGGGACCTCTGGATGCGGGATGTGCCCGAACCCGCGCATCCGCTGCTCGGCGACGCCGAGGGACAGAGGCGCAGCTTCGCGGTGTTTGTCCCGGGCGTAGGGGGTATGGGACTCGGCTTTGTCGCCAAGCTGCTGACACAGGCGGGGGCGAAAGAGGACTATGAAGTCCGATTTTATCACCAGAAGGGCCTGGCGCAGCGGAACGGCGCCGTGGTTTCGCACGTCCTGTATTCCACGCCCGGCCTGCGACTTTCGCAGCGCATTCCCGAGGGCAAGGCCGATCTCGTTCTCGGACTCGACTATCTCGAAACGCTGCGCGGCCTGCGTGTCGCCTCGCCCGGCCGCACGGAGGTGATCTGCAATACCGCCGAGACGCCCACCATCCTGATGCTGACCGGCGAGGACGCCTTCCCCGAGGGCATCGAGCCGCGCATCCGCGCTATCGTGGGTGACGACCGTTATTTCGGCGCGGATTTCTTCGCGCTGTCGGAGCATTTTTTCGGCAACCGCCTGTACGCAAATCTCATGATGCTCGGCTCGGCGTATCAGCGCGGCGTGCTTCCGCTCCGCTCCTCGACGATAGAGGACACGATACGCGAATCCGTCAAGAAGGACGAGCGCGAGAACAATCTGCGTGCATTCCGCGTCGGGCGGCGCCTCGTGGCCTTTCCCGACATGCTTGCTCCCGCGATATCCGCATCCGGCACACCCGGCGTGGTCGAGACAAAACGCGCGGCGCTCGGTCGCGCGGGCGAGGTCTACGTGCGGCGCATGGCGGAGCTGCGCGCGCGCATGGACGCGTTGGGCGAGACGGATCACGACGACTTTGCACGACGGTATGCGGACCTCGTCCAATACGACGGCACCTCCTACGCGGAGCGGTACGCGGCCGCCGTGCAGCGCGTGTACGAAGCCGAAACAGCGGGCGGGGCTGATCCCGACGCAACACGCGCCGTGATCTGGAACCTCGCGAAAGTGATGGCAATAAAGGACGAAGTGTGGGTGGCGCATCTTCTGACGAGCGACGAGAAACGTGCCTCCGACCGCGCGCGCTACGACATCGATCCCGCCCGCGGCGATCGCATTCGCTACGTACACATCAACAGGCCGCATTTCGACATCCTCGGGTACCGGCTCGAGTGGGACATGCGGACCCGCGACTGGATGCTGCACGGAATGAAACATCTTCGATTCCTGCGCCGTCTGCTACCGCGCTGGCATGCGCGCGAGAAGTCCTTCCGCGACTGGTACGAGGCCGAGGTGATCGGCGCCTATCTCGCCGGCCGTTTCCCGAATCGTGACGCCGCGATTGCCGCGCTCAACGCGCCCGCCTCCTGCACCGGGTATCGCGAGGTCGTCTACCCCAAACATGAACGCGCGCGCGCCCTGGTCCTGTCGCTGCTTGCACAGTGA
- a CDS encoding adenosine-specific kinase — MELFIVPLEKPEHVNVILGQSHFIKTVEDLYEVIVQSNPAIRFGIAFCEASGPSLVRWVGNDDALVALAQENALRIGAGHSFLIFLDNGFPINILNAVKNVPEVARIFCATANPTQVIVAQTEQGRGILGVVDGNSPNGIESESDIADRLGFLRRIGYKL; from the coding sequence ATGGAACTGTTCATCGTCCCACTCGAAAAGCCCGAGCACGTGAACGTGATACTCGGCCAGTCGCATTTTATCAAGACCGTCGAGGATCTGTACGAGGTGATCGTGCAATCGAATCCCGCCATACGATTCGGCATCGCCTTCTGCGAGGCATCGGGCCCCTCGCTGGTGCGCTGGGTCGGCAACGACGACGCCCTCGTTGCACTCGCGCAGGAAAATGCCCTGCGTATCGGCGCCGGGCACAGCTTCCTGATCTTCCTCGACAATGGCTTCCCGATCAACATTCTTAATGCCGTAAAAAACGTGCCCGAGGTGGCGCGGATTTTCTGTGCCACCGCAAATCCCACCCAGGTGATTGTTGCGCAGACCGAACAGGGGCGAGGCATTCTCGGGGTGGTTGACGGTAATTCACCGAACGGCATCGAAAGCGAGAGCGACATCGCCGATCGACTCGGTTTTCTCCGGAGAATCGGGTACAAACTGTAA